The Rhodobacter sp. CZR27 genome includes a window with the following:
- a CDS encoding recombinase family protein, with product MLVGYARTSTLEQVAGLEAQREALKAVGCERLYEEQTSSVGVREALKAAMDYVREGDTLIVTKLDRLARSVRHLGEIVDALEAKKVGLRVLDLGLDTGNATGKLMLNVLGAVAQFEREMMLERQREGIAKAKAEGKYKGRRPTAKSKACDVRALLADGLTKREVAQRLCISERSIFRMIKEKESQF from the coding sequence ATGCTGGTTGGATACGCTCGGACTTCGACGCTCGAACAGGTCGCCGGCCTGGAGGCTCAGAGAGAGGCGCTGAAGGCGGTTGGCTGTGAGAGGCTCTATGAGGAACAGACAAGCTCAGTGGGCGTCAGGGAGGCTCTCAAGGCCGCTATGGACTACGTGCGAGAGGGGGATACGCTGATCGTCACGAAGCTGGACCGTCTTGCCCGTTCGGTGAGGCACCTTGGGGAGATCGTTGACGCTCTTGAAGCGAAGAAGGTGGGGCTGAGGGTGCTGGACCTTGGGCTGGACACCGGCAACGCCACAGGGAAGCTCATGCTGAACGTGCTTGGGGCTGTGGCTCAGTTCGAGCGGGAGATGATGCTTGAGCGGCAACGAGAGGGGATTGCCAAGGCGAAGGCGGAGGGGAAGTATAAGGGAAGGAGGCCGACTGCAAAATCGAAAGCATGTGACGTGCGCGCATTACTGGCTGACGGGCTAACGAAGAGAGAGGTGGCACAAAGGCTTTGTATCTCCGAGCGTTCTATATTTCGAATGATTAAAGAAAAGGAGTCACAGTTTTAG
- a CDS encoding RNA-directed DNA polymerase, with protein sequence MVDLRQAPATLRKTGEKLQSPKFKFLLPELEDVFSKSELKEEWRKRVGYQIRKQLIFDPIEYRDFKEGIDSYIDQIIYELTRGEYKVKLCRRYLAEKSRGLCRQMTLIHPLDLLVLERLSRSLHYELKSKCPSKSAFFEPDDGSFVKGFHQPDFQYGSYASWRRFQKAVFGFSDENNYIIVTDVANFYDFINFQHLRNIISGLADVRESILDLLIHILNRMTWTPDFMPLSQIGMPQIETSATRVLANAMLFEVDKVCEHFSALNYARFMDDMDIGVDDIPKAKQIIRDIDLTLQSRQLRLNSSKTRILSASEAVEHFCIKENHALARLERFSQKVRWKTTCLKILLNKYERWLQRVGSGEPGPRSAFRRANGSKIHKYIFKLIYELGGRVPEEDLLWLVRNDPTLRSTALRYLSLSRRGNSNIERILEMMARGLFVDDAAMVDICHYLLHARFRRTHATIRRVRDIAGLMERHSDIGLHCALFVSSRFLFMAEILSLVRRNRRRIRSDFWLSRAVAGLTPVFLKSPHSLNHFIRMIRDLKSEDAENVMEYMLALTRTSAPSASLRAYLEAKNDTFAQGVYFPKVLQLLAASRNRDASKLFPKIHAIHTCLRSDQFYKSMGF encoded by the coding sequence GTGGTTGATCTCCGTCAAGCACCTGCTACTCTGAGGAAAACAGGTGAGAAATTGCAGTCTCCTAAATTCAAATTTTTGCTGCCTGAACTGGAAGATGTTTTTTCAAAGAGCGAGCTTAAGGAGGAATGGAGAAAGAGAGTTGGCTATCAGATAAGGAAGCAATTGATATTTGACCCGATCGAATACAGAGACTTCAAGGAAGGAATAGACTCATACATTGACCAAATAATATATGAGCTTACCCGCGGTGAATATAAGGTCAAGTTGTGCAGGAGATACCTCGCTGAGAAGTCCCGCGGCCTCTGCAGGCAGATGACTCTAATCCACCCGTTGGATCTCTTGGTGCTGGAACGACTCTCCCGCTCGCTGCATTACGAGCTTAAATCAAAGTGCCCCAGCAAATCGGCTTTCTTTGAGCCAGACGATGGATCTTTTGTAAAGGGGTTTCATCAGCCGGACTTTCAATACGGCTCTTATGCGAGTTGGCGACGCTTCCAAAAGGCGGTTTTTGGGTTCTCCGACGAAAACAATTATATCATAGTTACGGATGTAGCCAACTTCTATGATTTTATTAACTTCCAGCATCTCCGCAACATAATATCCGGCTTAGCGGATGTCAGGGAGTCCATCCTTGACCTATTAATTCATATCCTCAATCGGATGACATGGACGCCAGACTTCATGCCCCTAAGTCAGATTGGGATGCCGCAAATTGAAACTTCGGCAACACGGGTTCTGGCTAATGCAATGCTATTTGAGGTGGACAAGGTATGCGAGCATTTTTCCGCACTTAATTATGCTAGATTCATGGATGACATGGATATTGGGGTCGATGACATTCCAAAGGCGAAGCAGATTATTAGAGACATAGATCTGACACTGCAATCAAGGCAGTTAAGACTAAATTCCTCCAAGACCCGTATTCTAAGCGCCAGCGAGGCCGTCGAGCACTTCTGCATCAAGGAGAATCATGCGCTCGCTCGCCTTGAGCGCTTCTCTCAAAAAGTCAGATGGAAAACCACGTGCCTTAAGATTCTGCTCAACAAGTATGAGAGGTGGTTGCAGCGAGTAGGGTCTGGAGAGCCCGGACCTAGGTCAGCATTTAGGAGGGCCAATGGCTCGAAAATACACAAATACATATTCAAACTCATTTACGAGTTAGGTGGTCGCGTTCCAGAAGAGGATCTTCTTTGGTTGGTAAGAAACGATCCCACACTTCGCAGCACAGCTCTGCGCTATCTTTCGCTCTCGCGGAGAGGCAATTCTAATATTGAGCGCATTCTTGAAATGATGGCTCGCGGTCTGTTTGTGGACGATGCTGCTATGGTTGATATTTGCCATTACCTACTTCACGCGAGATTCAGAAGAACCCACGCAACAATCAGGAGGGTCAGGGATATCGCCGGACTGATGGAGCGTCACAGCGATATCGGGCTTCACTGCGCTTTATTCGTCTCCTCGCGATTTTTATTTATGGCTGAGATTCTGAGCCTAGTAAGGCGCAACAGAAGAAGAATTAGGTCTGACTTTTGGTTGTCTAGGGCTGTAGCCGGCCTCACGCCAGTATTTCTGAAATCCCCTCATTCCTTGAACCACTTTATACGCATGATCCGAGATCTGAAGAGCGAAGATGCCGAAAACGTCATGGAATATATGCTGGCGCTGACAAGAACAAGCGCTCCATCTGCATCACTGAGGGCATACCTTGAGGCCAAGAACGACACCTTCGCGCAAGGAGTTTACTTCCCGAAGGTTCTTCAACTCCTTGCTGCGAGCCGAAACCGTGATGCCTCCAAGTTGTTCCCAAAGATACATGCGATCCATACCTGCCTGAGATCGGATCAGTTCTACAAGAGCATGGGCTTCTAA
- a CDS encoding HNH endonuclease, with protein MKRAWSLLTISGVRQYGGNTGYDDDPQAVYRYDSNVANHRRVEPGDIVFIRSRSKVLGIAEIERILEGTGQKERLRCPHCHVTNIKRRLTQSPPWRCKNGHFFEEPVNEPVSVTTYEAHYGDSFRHVSSDLTIARLHEAVLRPSDQMSIKELDLARLELFLGKDNAIDALLKRFVAEISVPQQGGAGTPPDNPSSRIEERRRVLREISLRRGQSQFRERLIQRYGQRCQISGYDFSPAVEAAHTRPYAACQDNGVANGLLLRSDLHPLFDLGFIGIDPVTRRVSFNPACLCAGYAAYDGALLLINGTSGPDAGALAERWEFYLAMQNKSPLGKI; from the coding sequence ATGAAGCGGGCATGGTCACTGCTGACTATATCAGGTGTCCGCCAGTACGGCGGGAATACCGGATATGATGATGACCCTCAAGCTGTCTACAGGTACGACAGCAACGTCGCCAATCATCGACGGGTTGAGCCCGGCGACATCGTTTTTATACGTTCTCGTTCAAAAGTGCTCGGCATAGCCGAAATAGAGCGTATTCTTGAAGGAACCGGCCAGAAGGAACGGCTGCGCTGTCCACATTGCCATGTAACGAACATCAAGCGTCGACTGACGCAATCGCCTCCGTGGAGATGCAAGAACGGGCACTTCTTCGAAGAGCCGGTTAACGAACCTGTCTCAGTTACAACCTATGAGGCACACTATGGCGACTCATTCAGACATGTGAGTTCCGATCTGACAATAGCGCGCCTGCATGAGGCGGTTCTCCGTCCGAGCGATCAGATGTCAATTAAGGAGCTCGATCTTGCCCGTCTCGAACTGTTTCTGGGTAAGGACAATGCCATCGACGCTCTTCTGAAGCGCTTTGTCGCGGAGATCTCTGTGCCTCAGCAGGGAGGCGCGGGGACGCCACCTGATAATCCCTCGTCCAGAATCGAGGAACGAAGGCGTGTTCTTCGGGAGATCAGCCTGCGCCGTGGGCAGTCGCAATTCCGTGAAAGGCTCATCCAACGGTACGGCCAGCGCTGTCAGATAAGCGGATATGATTTTTCACCTGCGGTCGAAGCTGCCCATACTCGGCCCTATGCGGCGTGTCAGGACAACGGCGTAGCAAACGGACTGCTGCTTCGCAGCGATCTTCACCCACTCTTCGATCTCGGCTTTATCGGAATCGATCCTGTTACACGGCGCGTCTCTTTCAATCCGGCCTGCCTCTGCGCCGGCTACGCAGCCTATGACGGAGCTTTGCTTTTAATCAACGGCACCAGCGGACCTGATGCCGGGGCTCTGGCGGAGCGTTGGGAATTTTATCTGGCTATGCAAAATAAGAGCCCGCTTGGGAAGATTTGA